The Chaetodon auriga isolate fChaAug3 chromosome 4, fChaAug3.hap1, whole genome shotgun sequence region AGGGGTAGCTAAACACTATAAATCATCACAAATCAGTGatgacacagacaaagacaaaaaatgaaaacaaaatattttctttaatttataattcacaacatttcacatttccattGTGGAAACCACTGACAGTCGTCCTTTAGATGGCATGTGTCTCTGGGCTACTACCTCCACACTGAGGCCTCACAATGAGTGACTTGTATGTGTAATCTTGTTCTTTCAGTCTTTACTCAAATCTCATAATGATCATAAGTATGGAACAAAAATCAATTGGTATACTCTGTATATCAGTTGATACTGTGTACATGATCAAAAAAGAATGGGTTATGTATACACTGCACTACATTGATGGGTGTTGTAAGGTACAGACATAAACTGTCAAAGACCTAATTTCTTTTATGGTATTATTTAATTAGCTTTGCAGAAGAGGAAAATGTAATCATCCCTAAAAATGTCATAAACATGTATCTTTTGCAAATATATAACTTgcatttatgaaaaaaaaaaaaaaacagttgtgaAACATTTATtgtggctgaaaatgactgGACCCAGTTTCGGAGTGATTACACATCCAACTGTTTCCCAGATGTCTGACTTCGCTAGAATgttccttctttcttcctcatGCCAAGTTTTGAAATATGTAAAGAGTCAGCAGTTACAATCTTGTTTTAAATGTCTGCAATATACTTGATTCGGTGAGTAACATTAGTAAGTGATTTTACTTTCATCACTTAATAAACAAGGTTCACACCCAAAAGCATGACTTACAGACAAAGCGGTAAGATCAAAGTTTGCATGCAGGCAAGAGTCAGAAGCAGGGAAGCAGAAATATAAATGGGCAAACTTATCCAAAAGGAGAAAGGCAGATGGGCAAAagtccaaacaacaacaaaaacaacaacaaaaacaacaaaaacaggctACGGTTCATAACAGCAAAAACTGGCAGGCAGAGACAAAGGCTGGCATTCTATGGGTGGCAGGAACACAAAGCAATCTGGTGGGAAATGAAGGGATGAGTTGGTATAAATACCACCAAGCTGATAACAGGGAATGAGAGTGTGGGTGGCGTGTGAATAAGGTGGGGGTGAATGATGGGAAAGCTGGTGCAACGGCATGACAGGTGGGAGTGGCTGGAtggttaaaagtaaaaaaaaaaagcagacaagGGATTAAGAACTGGCTGATGTTGAGACATGTATTTCATCAGGTGCTTTGTCTCCTgactttcaaaacatttttttagatTTCCTTTTCTTAATGCCAACTAGAGTTTCAGGACACTTTATTTCCCCTTTCATCCAACTCCCATGCTATAAtggggttgttttttttctattcacttttgctgtttatgtttgttCTTTGCAAAAGTTGCTTAAATGGATTGTGTGTTTAATGGTTTAATCCTAACCAGCTCCCTCACCGTTTCTCTCCCTTACAGGTGGATGAACTTACTGGAGGTAATATCCCATGGCTACAGGCGAAGGTGGCGAATTTGAAAGTAGCTGCCTTATTTATTTGGTGTCTTTGGAAATTCTGGCATTTCCACTTACACAAGGAAGTTCTGTGGGTTTCGACGGTGTGCGGCCACACATATGAATTTGCACATACACAGATTCACATGCTGGTGATCTGAAATAGCTCAAGACGTTAAGGCAAGTGTGGACTAGTTTTGAAGCTATTAATATTTAGCTTTTCTGTAGATAAATAAGTACTTTGAAGCTTAGAGCATGGCATCAATGGTTAGACTTCATGAATTCACTTACCTCTCTCATTTATATTGAATGGAAATGAACAACAGCAACGGTCAAATTCACTTGAGTTTAAAATCAACAACACTGCAGTAAGAACAGGAAATCTCTACATGTACTTTGTCAGAAGTAACAGCACTGTTTTGATGCAGTTTGAGATTGTGTTGCTAATACCAGAGCCGGGAACAGTGGTACCATGTTGTTTTTGGCTCTTGTCTCCATTGTTTTTGGTGATTAGGTACAGCTGTACTGTGAAAGACTGTTTAGCTTTGTGGTAATGTTGCACTAAAATGAGTAATGTCAGCTGCCAATGGAGAGTGCATGCTTCAGCTACCAAGAATGATTATAGGCCTGATGATGTGCACCTTTGCCAAGAGATGGCGATGTCCTTCCACTGAGAATTGAATCTGTCCCTGTGGGTATGTGACACAACCCAAGAAACAGTGTTTGAAATTTTCCacattgtatttttattgtgtgttcTCCATCATCAGACAGGAAAAACACCTCCCGAAAACTGATTGTGTGTCAACCTTTgctcaaatgtgttttctgaataCAGCATTTGGTGAGTTATTTTGCCTTTTAAGAGACAAAATCAGAGATCATGTTTGACCTGTGGGTGAAATTAATGTGGAGTCCAAAAATATGGCTGCAATAAATTAACTATTCTGATAAAATCATGGATTTAAACCATTACCATGTTGCTTTATCCTCCCTGAACACTAACGAGAATTTTCAATTAAATGATACAAAATCTGGACTGAGACAGACGTTAACAGATTTCTGGTTTCTAAGTAATGTCACAATTTATTCACAATCATTGTCTGAATTGTGCAGTACTTGTTTAAAAGGCACATATAGTTCAGCATATAGGTCTGTGTCTCCATGCAGTCCTGTCTCGCTGGCACTCAGGAAATTAAAAAGTTAGGTGTACATGATTTAAACACAGCTGCCACATAAATCCTTCTCATCGAGCAAAACGACCTCTTCAATGCAACACATGCCTCCACTTTGAACTGTGAATCAGTGGTGATGAAAATGGGTCTTTGAAAGGTTCTTCTTTCCATCTGAGCCAAATCTGTGATGGTTTGTTCTTCAAGGTGCCTGCCTACGTAGAAAAAATGGACATATGTTATAGAATAGGCAGTCTCACTTCACATACACACGTACTAAATATGGAATTGGTGGCAGATGGCTGTTTGCTCTCCGTATGATCACGACgaaatgaattcaaaatgtgaaatcgctaaatgaatgaaattatttACGACAAAGCTTTGAATTCAATATGGTGGCTTGAAATGGAATGGGATGAATTTTAGCCTCAGTTTcacaatttgttgtttttttctggtgtaAAGCTTTTATGAATTAGACTGGGACTTTTTCTTCATTAGTGGGAGGCACCTCCTAGTTTTCAACAATGGGCTCACCCCACTCACTCAGCTAGCTGGAAAGTTCACTGGAAATGATAAACAGGTTAATGATCTTTTGCAAACAACCCAGTCTTTTCCTGTCAACACAATGAGTAACTGTTTATACTTCAACCATAGAATAGTTAATTAGTTACTTTTCAGTCAACACTAAGGTAATAAAATCCTGCACCCTCATGCTAATCCATTCATGCCTTCACCAAAATACAGTCAAAGTGGACTCACTCAACCAGTTTCCTCTGAAGCACTTTTTTGACCCAAGGGGCATTGGGGTCCAGACAAATCCTTTGCCCATCCATTTTAAGAGTGGCACTGCAGGATCAaagacacatcagagacatcagacagcaATGTTTTCTTGTAATATTAGACAGGTTAAGACACAGACAATCACCTCAGGCACGTCTGAAGTGTTTCATGAGTAAAAATTGACAGTTGAATTATGGACCCAGGCCTTACATAATCTCGACGTTGTTGCAGTGGGAGCTGGCAGGGTTCACCTCCACCTGTCCTATGTAACGCCCAATTGGCTTCCTCTCCGTGGTGATGCACTGACATCGCAGACTCACTCCTTGATCCCCAAGACTGATAACTGAGGTTGTGAGAGGGCAGAGAAGAATAAGGTTGCAACATCTCAGAAATATCATGGTATGTGCTATTtgacaataacaataattattATTGGTTACAATGGGCctcttttttttggttgaacaCATGCTTTATTATAATTTAACAACATATGATGTCCTGACTGACATGAATCTTGATATAAACAACAATATGAAAAACACCCTAATGAGTAAAATTCAATATGGTAGATAAGCAAATGTGCAAGGTACGATAGCAGTCAGTTCTCAGTCCATGGTATACAGTGAAACCAGTATACTGCAGCAATCCTACTGCTGATTGTTAAACCAACGAACAACAAGCACTTGACACAAATCACAGAGTGCATGCACGCTGGCAACAGAGAGAGTAAGACATTCAATGTACTTTCCAAGAAATAACTTCTATTTTCTAATTGAACACATGAGACTCACCTGCAGGGATAGTCAGGAAAACCAGGAGTGCCACATTACTGATGATCGACATATCTGCTCTGACTATGAAATCAGAGGTGCAATCTGCAGTAATTTCTACGACTGGTGTTACCTACTAGACTGCAGACAATCATATAAAGCTCAGCTCTCCCCTCCCCAGCTGTGAACTATGATGCAAGCCGACTTTgtaaaccactttttttttttttttttctttcatttctccctccttcacttTTTCCAAGAacggggtttttttttcatcacataTTTTTGGGCAAAAGTGGTGCATTTAGGACTGGTCTTGTAGATACACAGGAAACGATATTCATTTATTGGTGGTTGTTGTGATTCACTTGAGCTACAATGACTAAACAATTCTTTAGAAACCagaatatttgttttcattcttcatgTTCTTTGCTGATTTAATTTAGAATAATATGTCTCACTGCACCGGTCTAGTTAGGAAGCCTGGGCGAAATTGTGAGGtgctgtcttttaaaagatTTGAATTCCTGAGAAAATTATGTTCCTAGATGCAGGTAGCCATCAGGGATTCATGAAAACTGACACtacactgctgcagcagaggtcaTTTAGCTGGGAGTTATGTGGAATGTGGATATCTGTGCCAAGCAAACAAAGTATTTATCCTTTCCGTCACCATCCTGTTGTATTTGCAGTTTGAAATACTTAAGCCTCCCAACATCGCTGAGCGAATTCACTTCTGTTCTCCCTCAAACAAAAGTCAAAAgtgagcaggaaaagaaaattaataaatataaacacaatGGGTATAATTCAATCAAAGCACAAGATTTGCAGCTCTATTGACTTCATGTAAATATGCGCTGTGTAAAACGAAAGCACATATTCATATAAATATGTGCTGTGCATCCGATCATAAGTTTACAGCTATAGCTGTCACAGGGGTAGCTTATGACAAGCCAGCAAACTTGTCCTGGCAGGACGCTTAACGTCAGAGGGAGCTTGTTACACACATGTGGAATGTAAACTGCTGCAGGGCCACCCACCGTCCAATAGATACCCCAACTCAAGGTTTAGTGAGGGGAAAAAGCAATCAATCTTCAACACCTCCTCCCGCAGAGTGTATATCCAAAAAGTCCCTGACGTTTCCCGTAATCCCCAGATGCCGGACGCCTCTGAGTCCTGAGTCTCACTTCCCTCTTTTACATACAAGGAAATAATGTATTATATCATTAAGAGCCTGTTAACAATGGTCCAACCCTAGTCCTGCTGAAACTAATTGTTACTATTTTACAATGGTATACTGAAGTGGCATAGTAATTCTCAAGCATTAGCTCGCctctcaaacacaaagagagggacaaagcaaacacataaaagaCTGGGCGATGACAAG contains the following coding sequences:
- the LOC143319484 gene encoding interleukin-8-like produces the protein MSIISNVALLVFLTIPAVISLGDQGVSLRCQCITTERKPIGRYIGQVEVNPASSHCNNVEIIATLKMDGQRICLDPNAPWVKKVLQRKLVEQAP